The following are from one region of the Mauremys reevesii isolate NIE-2019 linkage group 2, ASM1616193v1, whole genome shotgun sequence genome:
- the TMEM70 gene encoding transmembrane protein 70, mitochondrial has product MPLLAAGGSRARALAFWLRSARQCAAAALLPPPPPPPPPPGIRAPAARSPRWAALNDPPSASSCEVPTLPGARGPGSVGALPRAEGRLAQIIFSRVAPVRCFSTSSFHGQLEDGRLIYTGNLAKTVLGVKFFSYSTSMFSFCMMPYIILKTGIGVESVFLQTAFYGIVGFFTFITPVTLHLLTKGYVVRLYHKAETDTYTAITYNVMLAEKRTVFHQRDVKVPDISKMFTTFYAKTKSMLVNPMLFTYPQDYNHLMGYDKPFYFDLEEQKESSESK; this is encoded by the exons ATGCCGCTCCTGGCTGCGGGCGGCTCCCGAGCCCGGGCGCTGGCGTTCTGGCTGCGGAGCGCTAGGCAGTGTGCAGCTGCCgcgctgctgcctcctcctcctcctcctcctcctcctcctgggatccGCGCACCAGCGGCGCGCAGCCCCCGATGGGCGGCTCTGAACGACCCTCCGAGCGCGTCTAGTTGCGAGGTCCCGACGCTGCCGGGGGCCCGAGGTCCAGGATCAGTTGGAGCCCTTCCCAGGGCTGAAGGGAGACTAGCACAG ATCATATTTTCTCGTGTGGCACCTGTTCGCTGCTTCAGCACCTCCTCCTTTCATGGACAACTAGAAGATGGAAGACTAATTTACACTGGGAATCTGGCAAAGACTGTGTTGG GTGTGAAGTTTTTCTCTTACTCTACGAGCATGTTTAGCTTTTGCATGATGCCCTACATCATCTTGAAAACTGGCATTGGAGTTGAAAGTGTGTTTTTACAAACTGCATTTTACGGCATTGTAGGATTCTTTACATTTATAACACCAGTTACCCTGCATCTGCTTACAAAGGGCTATGTGGTTCGACTGTATCATAAGGCTGAGACGGACACATACACGGCCATTACATATAATGTTATGTTGGCAGAAAAAAGAACTGTGTTCCATCAGAGGGATGTCAAGGTTCCAGACATCAGCAAGATGTTTACAACATTTTATGCCAAAACTAAATCAATGCTTGTTAATCCAATGCTTTTCACATATCCACAGGATTATAACCATCTCATGGGCTATGACAAACCTTTTTATTTTGACTTggaggaacaaaaagaatccagtGAAAGCAAATAG
- the LY96 gene encoding lymphocyte antigen 96 isoform X5, which yields MFQLVFFILFTSGFTESQGKKVLCSSSDVEISYSFCDSMDDAFFLSIVPCSFSESRWKVTLLSIPRNDIIFLEGSVNVWYDAENISAWKKVICSGFDDDYSFCGTLKGETLNTTFEIGGLKMKLPKNKGSSIGLGEES from the exons ATGTTTCAGCTTGTttttttcattctatttacttctgGATTCACTGAATCACAAGGAAAAAAAGTGCTTTGCAGCTCCTCAGATGTAGAAATATCGTATTCCTTTTGTG attCTATGGACGATGCTTTCTTCCTTAGTATCGTACCTTGTTCCTTTAGTGAAAGTCGTTGGAAAGTTACTCTTTTATCGATTCCAA GGAATGATATAATCTTTTTGGAGGGCAGCGTGAATGTATGGTATGATGCTGAAAATATATCAGCATGGAAAAAAGTTATTTGCAGTGGATTTGATGATGACTATTCATTTTGTGGAACTCTGAAGGGAG AGACGCTCAATACGACATTTGAAATTGGCGGTTTAAAGATGAAATTGCCAAAG
- the LY96 gene encoding lymphocyte antigen 96 isoform X6, producing the protein MFQLVFFILFTSGFTESQGKKVLCSSSDVEISYSFCDSMDDAFFLSIVPCSFSESRWKVTLLSIPRNDIIFLEGSVNVWYDAENISAWKKVICSGFDDDYSFCGTLKGETLNTTFEIGGLKMKLPKDYDKFGTKYAL; encoded by the exons ATGTTTCAGCTTGTttttttcattctatttacttctgGATTCACTGAATCACAAGGAAAAAAAGTGCTTTGCAGCTCCTCAGATGTAGAAATATCGTATTCCTTTTGTG attCTATGGACGATGCTTTCTTCCTTAGTATCGTACCTTGTTCCTTTAGTGAAAGTCGTTGGAAAGTTACTCTTTTATCGATTCCAA GGAATGATATAATCTTTTTGGAGGGCAGCGTGAATGTATGGTATGATGCTGAAAATATATCAGCATGGAAAAAAGTTATTTGCAGTGGATTTGATGATGACTATTCATTTTGTGGAACTCTGAAGGGAG AGACGCTCAATACGACATTTGAAATTGGCGGTTTAAAGATGAAATTGCCAAAG
- the LY96 gene encoding lymphocyte antigen 96 isoform X3 — protein sequence MFQLVFFILFTSGFTESQGKKVLCSSSDVEISYSFCDSMDDAFFLSIVPCSFSESRWKVTLLSIPRNDIIFLEGSVNVWYDAENISAWKKVICSGFDDDYSFCGTLKGETLNTTFEIGGLKMKLPKSPSSFTPSNFCTT from the exons ATGTTTCAGCTTGTttttttcattctatttacttctgGATTCACTGAATCACAAGGAAAAAAAGTGCTTTGCAGCTCCTCAGATGTAGAAATATCGTATTCCTTTTGTG attCTATGGACGATGCTTTCTTCCTTAGTATCGTACCTTGTTCCTTTAGTGAAAGTCGTTGGAAAGTTACTCTTTTATCGATTCCAA GGAATGATATAATCTTTTTGGAGGGCAGCGTGAATGTATGGTATGATGCTGAAAATATATCAGCATGGAAAAAAGTTATTTGCAGTGGATTTGATGATGACTATTCATTTTGTGGAACTCTGAAGGGAG AGACGCTCAATACGACATTTGAAATTGGCGGTTTAAAGATGAAATTGCCAAAG tccccttcctcattcacaccttcCAATTTTTGCACTACATAA
- the LY96 gene encoding lymphocyte antigen 96 isoform X2 encodes MFQLVFFILFTSGFTESQGKKVLCSSSDVEISYSFCDSMDDAFFLSIVPCSFSESRWKVTLLSIPRNDIIFLEGSVNVWYDAENISAWKKVICSGFDDDYSFCGTLKGETLNTTFEIGGLKMKLPKGIYTLFLTLVSGPSEKNLLLCSNVTLLIK; translated from the exons ATGTTTCAGCTTGTttttttcattctatttacttctgGATTCACTGAATCACAAGGAAAAAAAGTGCTTTGCAGCTCCTCAGATGTAGAAATATCGTATTCCTTTTGTG attCTATGGACGATGCTTTCTTCCTTAGTATCGTACCTTGTTCCTTTAGTGAAAGTCGTTGGAAAGTTACTCTTTTATCGATTCCAA GGAATGATATAATCTTTTTGGAGGGCAGCGTGAATGTATGGTATGATGCTGAAAATATATCAGCATGGAAAAAAGTTATTTGCAGTGGATTTGATGATGACTATTCATTTTGTGGAACTCTGAAGGGAG AGACGCTCAATACGACATTTGAAATTGGCGGTTTAAAGATGAAATTGCCAAAG gGAATATATACCCTTTTTTTAACGTTAGTCTCTGGTCCTTCTGAGAAGAACTTGCTCCTGTGTAGCAATGTCACCTTGTTAATAAAATAG
- the LY96 gene encoding lymphocyte antigen 96 isoform X4, producing MFQLVFFILFTSGFTESQGKKVLCSSSDVEISYSFCDSMDDAFFLSIVPCSFSESRWKVTLLSIPRNDIIFLEGSVNVWYDAENISAWKKVICSGFDDDYSFCGTLKGETLNTTFEIGGLKMKLPKTCSTIRAGPPVTA from the exons ATGTTTCAGCTTGTttttttcattctatttacttctgGATTCACTGAATCACAAGGAAAAAAAGTGCTTTGCAGCTCCTCAGATGTAGAAATATCGTATTCCTTTTGTG attCTATGGACGATGCTTTCTTCCTTAGTATCGTACCTTGTTCCTTTAGTGAAAGTCGTTGGAAAGTTACTCTTTTATCGATTCCAA GGAATGATATAATCTTTTTGGAGGGCAGCGTGAATGTATGGTATGATGCTGAAAATATATCAGCATGGAAAAAAGTTATTTGCAGTGGATTTGATGATGACTATTCATTTTGTGGAACTCTGAAGGGAG AGACGCTCAATACGACATTTGAAATTGGCGGTTTAAAGATGAAATTGCCAAAG ACCTGCTCCACCATCAGAGCAGGCCCACCAGTGACCGCATGA